aaaattgtcaacTAGAAAACGTGCAACATCAATTTCATACCTTCATTAAAACAGCATCTGCAGGAGGAATGGCTTCAAACATGTTACCTCCAACATAGGCCAAGTTCTTACTACTCTCCAAGCCATCAACAACATGAGGAAGATCAAGCACAGTGCATTTCAGGCGAGGGAAAGCATCAGCAATTGCCTTGGCAAAGGTTCCAGTTCCACCTCCAACATCCACCAATGAATTCAAACTCTCAAAAACATGCTTACAATCTTTGGTCACCACACTACTAACCAGCCGGGTATCACTAGCCATTGCTTCGTTAAAGAATTGATTAAGCCACGGCTCATGACTTGCAAAAGCATAAATTGACCTCCCATGGCAAGTATAAAATGGGGTTTCATCACTGTTCTGAAACCACTGGCTGAGATGGTGCCATGGATCAGTCAAGGTGGGATCGAGCATGGCTAGTAAAAACGGCGTCATGCTGAAAGGGTTACTCTTTAAAAGGAGTTCAGAAGCAGAAGTGAGCAGATAACCCTTTAGATTATCATTCTCATTTCCAGGAATCTTTGCTTCAATGAAGAAGCCTGAGTGGATCAAAATCTGCATGAGACGATAAACGAAAGGGGCTTTTGCATTCTTGATGGGAAGAGCATCGATCAATTGATCAAGGGTCATCGGCTGGCCATGTTTGTGAATAGCGTCTGGAATGCCTAATTGAATTGCACATTTGACGGACATAGAATTTATGAAGTTGAATATATGGTTCCATATGTGAGCTTGTGCTTGAAAAAGCTCACCAGTATGATCACCAATATTTCTAGCCAAATCCatctttttgtttgaaattctaggatttttttttgCGCTTTTTGGTTGGGAATTACAAGTAGAACTCGCATTTTATAGGCCGGGTATGGGATTCACAGGAATAACGTTGCAATAGTTTCTTCTAATAGTCTGACAAGAACCTGTTAGCAAAATAAACAATGAAATCAACTCAGAAACAAGGATCCAAAGGCAGCTGACATCAGTTTCCTTTTCTTGACCAATTCATATATGAGTATATGGGTTAGTCTAGTCTCCTTCTTGGTGTAACTACACATAATTCAGTGTTTCTGGAGACGTGCTTAAATTAAAGTGTATAATCAGCACTTATTAATTAATTGTTCTTTGTGTCGACTCGTATTATCACTTGAGAAAATCACATAATGCACGCTGCAGGTGGTGCTTCTTGTTTGGAAgacgaagaaaaagaaatttaaattgtCACAACTTTTGAGCCGTGGTTGAGTAAAATTTTACGTTGGTGCATCATTCTTGAGCAAATTCTCTTTTCACAACGATCTGGTGTATTGCAATGCTTAAGAAACATTATTCTTGTCCTAAATATAGGGATCGATTTCTTAATTGGAACGTTAAGCCTTGTTTTCTTCCTACTATGAGAGATTCACAACTCTAATGGATTCGAAAATTAGTACTAGCCATTATTGTTAATCAATATCAAATACTAGAATTTCATGAAATGTGGAACCAATGTTATTTTGGGCTATTCTTTTATTCATAATGTATGTATCCATAATTTGCAGCTCTTAGATTTAGAGTCTTCGACCTATAAAATATGGGGTAATTGAACATGGCATGATGCTAAAGTAAATGAAGTGGTCTTTAATTTAGGGTCTTATCTAATAAGTGTCCATTAGCCATTCATTGTTAAGATGAAGTTCACATGTAAATATCTTAGAAATGTAAAGTTAAATGATAGGTCgcaattttgttatttattttataattaatttctcCTATTACATTACCAAATATGAATTAATTGTCAGATTCTACTTATTTGTGGCATTTGTGCTTATTATAGGGAGTTGGAGCAAAATGTGATAAATTAGGCGCAAATTTCGCGCTATAAATACTATTTGGCGTGGCCACGTCAACTCATATCTTAATATGTCCAGAAGGTTCGGGAGAGACGTGCGACTCCAGCTCCCACTGGGAAGTGCAACGACTGGAGTCAAATTGAGATCAGGACTCCTATCTTTTTGGTACCTTTTTGAGAGCCAGCCACGGAAGAAATCAAGGGGATTTGGGAGTCTTCCTTTTACTGACTTTTGTTAGCCGAATAGGAAGTGCAGATTACATAGGAATTTTGTGAGAATAAGTAGCCGTCAATTTTGACTTCTCTTGGGCTTTggacaatttcgtcctttaGTGGTTTTAAGTCCACGTATGTTACACTTAGGGTAGAAATAAGGGGTCATCATCTTTTTGATCAggtagtctttttttttttttttttccattattcGGTTTTCCACCGTTTCTTCCTCCTTAATTGGGAGAATGTACGTCGCAACTATTTATGCAGTTTTGTATGGGATTTTTTCATCAATAAGGAGCTAAAcccctttttctagtcaaggagcaacggatgctttggctcgcctaaaattgtgagatcgatttaattttacctttttcttttatttattggtattcgcatattccctggttacagtgcttatgattgtttaattaattgattgtctttgatccggataattagttaatttgataatctattgtcaattgggacgttaaatccgtaattgtttaattgtctcaaaatggtgataactggcatgattgggtttgtatcaggggaatacgcgggctaacctaaaataaccctggtagtgtgttatttggttagaatatggctcctctaatacgtaaggtaattggggaattaaatcttacgggcgtacctaagattatttctcaattaaagtagtgattaacgggcgtaccttaatcaccgacacagtaaggatgggttgactgtcatcgcttgtttggcagttataacctatttattagtaaataattggaattgcctttggttcaatgatcaattaggtgaaccattgctgaagttattccttggctagatccttaattatcactcgtttgattttagtaaattgttatttaatttctagttggctattttatttttattattttacttttaattgaattgcttaaattgtcacccctgatataaaaacacccccttgtcactgtgaatttgaaaagaaacaattactcccagtccctgtggattcgaccctgctcgcTGCTATCTACAGAAACTACTTTTAGTTTGAGtagattttattattgcacaggctgacaacctgttgaaaagaaacaattactcccagtgGGAGCTGGAGTCGCACGTCTTTCCCGAACCTTCTGGACATATTAAGATATGAGTTGACGTGGCCACGCCAAACAGTATTTATAGCGCGAAATTTGCGCCTAATTTACTACATTTTGCTCCAACTCCCTATAATAAGCACAAATGCCACAAATGAGTAGAATCTGACAATTAATTCATATTTGGTAatgtaataggggaaattaattataaactAAATAACAAAATTGCGACCTATCATTTAACTTTACATTTCTAAGATATTTACATGTGAACTTCATCTTAACAATGAATGGCTAATGGACACTTATTAGATAAGACCCTAAATTAAAGACCACTTCATTTACTTTAGCATCATGCCATGTTCAATTACCCCATATTTTATAGGTCGAAGACTCTAAATCTAAGAGCTGCAAATTATGGATACATACATTATGAATAAAAGAATAGCCCAAAATAACATTGGTTCCACATTTCATGAAATTCTAGTATTTGATATTGATTAACAATAATGGCTAGTACTAATTTTCGAATCCATTAGAGTTGTGAATCTCTCATAGTAGGAAGAAAACAAGGCTTAACGTTCCAATTAAGAAATCGATCCCTATATTTAGGACAAGAATAATGTTTCTTAAGCATTGCAATACACCAGATCGTTGTGAAAAGAGAATTTGCTCAAGAATGATGCACCAACGTAAAATTTTACTCAACCACGGCTCAAAAGTTGTGacaatttaaatttctttttcttcgtcTTCCAAACAAGAAGCACCACCTGCAGCGTGCATTATGTGATTTTCTCAAGTGATAATACGAGTCGACACAAAGAACAATTAATTAATAAGTGCTGATTATACACTTTAATTTAAGCACGTCTCCAGAAACACTGAATTATGTGTAGTTACACCAAGAAGGAGACTAGACTAACCCATATACTCATATATGAATTGGTCAAGAAAAGGAAACTGATGTCAGCTGCCTTTGGATCCTTGTTTCTGAGTTGATTTCATTGTTTATTTTGCTAACAGGTTCTTGTCAGACTATTAGAAGAAACTATTGCAACGTTATTCCTGTGAATCCCATACCCGGCCTATAAAATGCGAGTTCTACTTGTAATTCCCAACCAAAAAGCGcaaaaaaaaatcctagaatttcaaacaaaaagatGGATTCGGCTAGAAATATTGGTGATCATACTGGTGAGCTTTTTCAAGCACAAGCTCACATATGGAACCATATATTCAACTTCATAAATTCTATGTCCGTCAAATGTGCAATTCAATTAGGCATTCCAGACGCTATTCACAAACATGGCCAGCCGATGACCCTTGATCAATTGATCGATGCTCTTCCCATCAAGAATGCAAAAGCCCCTTTCGTTTATCGTCTCATGCAGATTTTGATCCACTCAGGCTTCTTCGTTGAAGCAAAGATTCCTGGAAATGAGAATGATAATCAAAAGGGTTATCTGCTCACTTCTGCTTCTGAACTCCTTTTAAAGAGTAACCCTTTTAGCATGACGCCATTTTTACTAGCCATGCTCGATCCCACCTTGGCTGATCCATGGCACCATCTCAGCCAGTGGTTTCAGAATAGTGATGAAACCCCATTTTATACTTGCCATGGGAGGTCAATTTATGCTTTTGCAAGTCATGAGCCGTGGCTTAATCAATTCTTTAACGAAGCAATGGCTAGTGATACCCGGCTGGTTAGTAGTGTGGTGACCAAAGATTGTAAGCATGTTTTTGAGAGTTTGAATTCATTGGTGGATGTTGGAGGTGGAACTGGAACCTTTGCCAAGGCAATTGCTGATGCTTTCCCTCGCCTGAAATGCACTGTGCTTGATCTTCCTCATGTTGTTGATGGCTTGGAGAGTAGTAAGAACTTGGCCTATGTTGGAGGTAACATGTTTGAAGCCATTCCTCCTGCAGATGCTGTTTTAATGAAGGTATGAAATCGATGTGGCACGTTTTCTAgttgacaattttttttatagtaGTGTTATTTAGATTTTTATCCTTATTGCCTGAGTTCATAAGATtaaaattcaccaattataAGAAGTGTCAACTTCAAAAGTAAGATTGAGTAGTAGAAATTGAGGCTATGCTTAATCTAAGAACTGCATCATgaagtgggaaaaaaaaaagaacaaagtttTAAACGTCAAATTGATTGCGTGTGTTTCGTACTATAAGAGAATAGTCCTTTTTGACGCAAAAAGCTTTAGATGGGGTGTAGTGTTTCTaacaaaaattttctttcattgTGATATAATTTGCAATCAAGCAGTGGATATTGATTGATTGGAGTGATGATGAGTGTGTACAAATACTAAAAAAATGTAAAGAAGCAATTCCTAGCAAGGAAAAAGGAGGCAAAGTGATAATTGTTGACATGTTCTGCAAAAGTCTGCAGAAAGGGGATGATGATCATGAGGCGATTGAGACCCAACTGTTCTTTGATATGGTAGTGATGGTTCTACTCAAAGGAAGGCAAAGAAATGAGAAAGATTGGGCGAAACTTTTCACGGAGGCAGGCTTCAGTGACTATAAGATAACTGCAGTATTGGGATTGAGATCTATCATTGAGGTTGattattattaattaatatGCTTTTTGAAAATGTTGTTTGTGCTAAAGAGTGATGAATCTTTAGTCAGGATGTTCAGAATAAGTTTTATGGCTTTGGAGTGTTTGTTTTACTCATTTATTGTCAATAGACAAATTGCCAAAGTCCAGTCTTGAAGCTGAACGTGGGCGGCTGATCAACTTGGTTCGTGCTTGTATCTTGAACCAGATTTACTAGCGAAGTTCACCGGATTTTCTGGCAATTGGGTATtgaatgagaagagaaaaattaCAGCCGCTTGTATAAATAAATGCCATTTCCTCAGTTGAAGGGCACCAAAGCTCAAGTGAAAGATAGGAAATGAACGAGTTCAATTTTTGAGTGAGTGTTTGAGCAGCTATTCTCAAGAGTGAGGCTCAATTATTAGTGTCCAATATAAATGTATTTTGTGTGTtgttattaaatatattttgagTGTAATAAAATTGTTCATTTGCCTCCTTTATATAAAGGATTTAATCCATTGATTTGGTATTAAACCCCACCACAATCCAACACTGGAATGTGTCCAAATCCCAGCCTGGAATACACAGCAAGCACATTATGTATAAATGGTGTGGAGTTGAGGTAGCTAAGGACAATAACTGTTTCCAACATTGTTGAAGTTGAAGTAGATGCATCGCTTCCGCTTTAAATTCAGCCATTACAGCTGAATGTAAGTTGAAGAAAGAACGGATAAACGTGAGGgacaaaaaactgaaaaagattTTCAGTTCTTAACTTGCCTAAGTTGTACAACACTTTCTAAACAAAATGTAAATTACTTATTCAATTTCGAAACAATGACATTGTATCTAATTAATATTCGTGTAGATCCATATATGTTTGTAATTTCAAAGTTATGTGACTTGCTTTTGGCTGCACGTTATCAAAATTTGCCTTGTTGAGAAAATCTTTCCCATACATCATTTGGGACGGTGGCACCTGACAACCGTCCCAGCCCATTCTCCACAAAtacacctttcttttttttttttttctcaaacggTATTCTTCTTATACATATATGAACTTGATAATACAAGATTTTAGTTACATAAAAGGACATTGGTCCTATTATCCTCTTGTATACTCTCTTTGAGCCACAGGGGGAAACTTTGTTTCCATATTACCTTGGAAACAAGTTTAGTTGCAAATTGTGCCATTTTATGAGCACTTCTATTTCCATCTCGAtacacaaaagaaaaagtacAGTCTTGGAACATGTCACTCAAATGTCTAATATCTTCTATGATCGTGCCAATTGGTGTTTCACCCAAGCCTGTCTTGCATATTGTTTCAATGGCAGCTTTGCAATTAGTTTGCATTTCAATTCTTCGCCATCCAGCTTCTCTAGCCATTAGCAGGCCTTGTCTGAGTGCATCTGCCTCTTCCATTTCCGCACCACCACTGCTATACTTCCTGATGCCTCTTGCTTGGACAATGTTTCCATCACTATCTCTCGCTATCATTCCTAACCCAGCTCCTGCTGATTTAGTAGGAATCGTGGCATCAGTGTTTATCTTTATTACCCCTGCGTCTGGTGGGCTCCATAGATAGTTTTGCATTTGGTGACTCGTTCCTGTCCTGtgcttttttcattttccaccTGCTCCTCTTGGAACTCCAGCCATTCATTTTTTGCCGTTTCTAGTATGGCCATGTGCTCTCCACATTTCCCTTCAAACTGTCGAGCATTTCTTGCCTTCCAAATTTGCCAGATGATGTTTGCTGTTAAAGTGATGTGGTCTTCTCCTCTTTGTCTGCTCCTTGCCTCTAATATACCTTCCCACCATCTCCAGAAATTTGATCTCCATTGCAATAATCTGTCCCATTGTATTGGGGCCAGCTTCCATATAGGGTCAGCATTATTGCAAAAGAAAATCATATGTTCCACTGTCTCCTCCCCCTCCCCACAACATTTGCATAATGGAGAGCCTTTTCCTGTTCTTTTGTGTATCAACTCATTTACAGAAATGCTGTTGTGTAGGCATCTCCATATGAAATGTTTTATCTTTGGCTTCATCCTTAATCCCCACAAGCTCTTCCACACTTTTCCTTTATGCTGTGCGTAGCTGGTTCCTTCCTCTCCATGATTTTTCTTGTGTCTTTGGTTGACCTCTTCCTTTTCTACTGCATATCCCGACTTCACAGtgtaattttctgattttgagtaTTTCCAATAAACCGCATCCTTTCTGGGAAACAAACTTAATGGCACCTGTAATATTTGTGAAGCTTCCTGCTCTGAGAACATCTCCTCAATCAGCTTTGTATTTCATTCCTTCTCTATCAACAAGTCTGCCACAGTTTGCAAGTTACAAGCTAGAGGTTTCTGAGTTGCTATTCTCCCGATTGGTGATGCCATGATCCATTTGTCCCTCCATATGTTGATATATAGTAGTCCCATCTCCCACTCTCTTCCACATTCCTTTTTTTAGCACCAGTCCAGAGCTGTATATACTTTTCCACACCCATGTTGCGTTCTTTGGAGCTTCTCCATCCCAGCCTGTTTGCTCTATTTTGTACTTTGCTCCTAGCACTCTGCTCACTAATAGGTCTGGTTGCATCAATATCCTCCATCGTTGCTTTGCTAACAAAGCACTATTAAAGTGCTCTAGATCCCTAAAACCCAGACCTCCATTTCCCTTCACCTGTGTAATTTTCTCCCAACTTACCCATTGCATCTTCCTATCCTCTTCATTTTGGCCTCTCCAAAATTTTGCCATTTGACCACATATTTCATAACAAAGTCCTTTAGGCAACCTACAGCATGACATTGTGTAATTTGGTAATGCTATTATGACTGACTTAAGTAGTACCTCTTTTCCTGCATAGCTGAGTAAGTTGTGCTTCCATCCCTGCATTTTGGATTTTGCTTTATCAACAATGTAGGCGAAAACTTGCTTTTTTGATGCTGTTATCACCAGGGGAAGTCCCAAGTACAAATACACATTTCTGGATCTTGCAAATATATTAGTCAACAAAAAGAGTGCGCAGAagaactaaattgaattgttATAGCCACTCATGGCACCAGTTACTAATCATCATGCCTATCCATTGGTATGGGCCTTATATGCTCTTTAACTATAAGATTGGATGCCTACCTGTTATACCCAAAGAGGAAAACAAAATCGACAGCGAAAAGATGGACTTGGGTAGAAATGGTGATGCTAATAAGCTACTTCAAGCTCAAGCTCACATATGGAATCACATATTCAACTTCATAAACTCCATTTCCCTCAAATGTGCAATTCAACTCGGCATACCAGATATTAATCACCAGCATGTTAAGCCAATGAGTCTGGATGAACTCACCAATGCTCTTCCAATTGGCAATGCAAAAGCCCCCTTTGTCTATCGTCTGATGAGGATTCTAATCCACTCAGGCTTCTTCATCGAGGCAAAAGTTACCCAGCACGATGAAGAGGAAGGTTATATGCTCACTACTTCTTCTaaacttttattaaaagatGAGCCTTTTAGCGTGACACCATGCTTGATCCTACCTTGATGGATCCATGGTACCACCTTAGCCAGTGGTTGCAAAACAACAGTGATGTGAATCCCTTCAAGACTTGTCACGGCAAGGTAGTGTGGGAGCTTGCAGGCCAGGATCTGaggcttaataatttttttaatgaagGAATGGCTAGCGATTCTAGGCTAGTTGGCAGTATTCTGATCAGGGATTGCAAGGATGTCCTTTCAATGTTGAATTCTTTGGTGGATGTTGGAGGTGGAACTGGAACTTTGGCTACGGAAATTGCTGATGCTTTTCCTGACTTGAACTGTATTGTTCTCGATCTTCCTCATGTGGTTGACGGCTTGGTAGCGAATAACAAGAGTTTAGCCTTTGTTGGAGGAAGTATGTTTGTAGCTATTCCTCCTGCAGATGATGTTACAATGAAGGTAAGATCACCTTTCCAAGAAGATGCAACAGATCCATATTCACCTTTTTGTTGTTAAAAGGCAGCTTAGTATTGATTCTAAACACGTCTATATATGCTGCTGATTCATTACAACCATGTCTTTTTGATGTGGTATTCTTGACTAATTTGAATTCTTTGTGATGATATGAATATTAATTTAAACAGTGGATATTGCACGATTGGAATGAAGAGGAATGTGTACAAATGCTTAGGAATTGCAAAGAAGCAATTCCTAGCAAGGAAAATGAAGGGAAGGTGATAATCATAGACATGGTACTGAATGACCAGCAAAAGGGAGCTGATGATCATGAGGCAATTCAAAGTCAACTTTTCTTTGATATGCTGATGATGGTGCTTGTCACGGGGAAACAAAGAAATTAGAGAGAGTGGGCAAAACTCTTTTCTGAGGCAGGATTCAATGACTATAAGATAACTCTAGTACTAGTAGGGCTGCAAACTAATCGAGCCGCTCGTGAGcggagtcaagctcgagtcgagctcagaatattaagctcgttagctcgcgagccggctcgcgagcttgagtatatatatatattttttatttttatttttatttaataataaaattatgtatattatatctatattttttttttattttttattttcatagtgaaattatgtatatatccttaatattttattatttattaataaaaaaatattattttatttattttttaaaaaataaaataattatttttttatttttttcgagctcgagctcggctcgacttgattcgagttgagctcgagctcgaaaattgcTGGCTCGTCGAGCCCGaccttggtaaaatttagtcgagactcggttcgattagctcaaaactcgactcgactcggctcgtttgcagccctaagtACTAGGCAAGATTCATTGAGGTTTATTATTAGGAGTAGTGGATAATTTTTTTGGACTATTTTTGTTAGACATATGTAAGAAGTCAACATGtttatcttttcttcttttacgaTTGTAATCTTTTGTggcattttcttttcattttcaataaaTCAA
This region of Coffea arabica cultivar ET-39 chromosome 3c, Coffea Arabica ET-39 HiFi, whole genome shotgun sequence genomic DNA includes:
- the LOC140037718 gene encoding trans-resveratrol di-O-methyltransferase-like; the encoded protein is MDLARNIGDHTGELFQAQAHIWNHIFNFINSMSVKCAIQLGIPDAIHKHGQPMTLDQLIDALPIKNAKAPFVYRLMQILIHSGFFIEAKIPGNENDNLKGYLLTSASELLLKSNPFSMTPFLLAMLDPTLTDPWHHLSQWFQNSDETPFYTCHGRSIYAFASHEPWLNQFFNEAMASDTRLVSSVVTKDCKHVFESLNSLVDVGGGTGTFAKAIADAFPRLKCTVLDLPHVVDGLESSKNLAYVGGNMFEAIPPADAVLMKWILIDWSDDECVQILKKCKEAIPSKEKGGKVIIVDMFCKSLQKGDDDHEAIETQLFFDMVVMVLLKGRQRNEKDWAKLFTEAGFSDYKITAVLGLRSIIEVYYY
- the LOC140037720 gene encoding trans-resveratrol di-O-methyltransferase-like, whose translation is MDSARNIGDHTGELFQAQAHIWNHIFNFINSMSVKCAIQLGIPDAIHKHGQPMTLDQLIDALPIKNAKAPFVYRLMQILIHSGFFVEAKIPGNENDNQKGYLLTSASELLLKSNPFSMTPFLLAMLDPTLADPWHHLSQWFQNSDETPFYTCHGRSIYAFASHEPWLNQFFNEAMASDTRLVSSVVTKDCKHVFESLNSLVDVGGGTGTFAKAIADAFPRLKCTVLDLPHVVDGLESSKNLAYVGGNMFEAIPPADAVLMKWILIDWSDDECVQILKKCKEAIPSKEKGGKVIIVDMFCKSLQKGDDDHEAIETQLFFDMVVMVLLKGRQRNEKDWAKLFTEAGFSDYKITAVLGLRSIIEVDYY